The following are encoded in a window of Thalassotalea insulae genomic DNA:
- a CDS encoding DMT family transporter produces MSLTNKHQSLVALHSAVLLFALSGLFAKWLELPATVIVFGRAVFCALTLALLVIMFKRQSLACDKKTLAALAITGGILAFHWGSFFQAIQLSSVAIGLITFASFPIFVSFLEPVFFKEPFHYQALLQALLTLAGIYLILPDGATTTNELTGALWGIASAFSFAVLTLLNRKFVRNSSAKKVAFYQNTFAALFIAPLIVIEPVAVTSQQLTILLILGVVFTAFAHSLFNYSLKVIKAQIASIAVSLEPIYGIVAAYFFLGEHISMQMVIGGMIVLATNVWASTNR; encoded by the coding sequence ATGAGCTTAACAAATAAGCACCAGTCATTAGTGGCACTGCACAGCGCAGTGTTACTTTTTGCCTTATCTGGGTTATTTGCTAAATGGCTTGAATTGCCGGCTACGGTGATCGTTTTTGGCCGCGCGGTGTTTTGTGCCTTGACCTTGGCGTTGCTGGTGATAATGTTTAAGCGTCAATCATTAGCTTGCGACAAGAAAACCTTGGCTGCACTAGCAATAACTGGGGGCATCTTAGCATTCCACTGGGGCAGCTTTTTTCAGGCAATTCAGCTATCTTCCGTGGCTATAGGCTTGATCACTTTTGCCAGCTTTCCGATTTTTGTCAGCTTTTTAGAACCGGTATTTTTTAAAGAGCCATTTCATTATCAGGCATTGCTACAGGCACTATTAACCTTAGCTGGGATTTATTTAATTTTACCTGATGGTGCGACCACCACCAATGAGTTAACAGGTGCATTATGGGGAATAGCATCAGCATTTTCTTTTGCGGTGCTGACCTTACTCAACCGTAAATTTGTCAGAAATAGTTCAGCGAAAAAGGTAGCATTTTATCAAAATACTTTTGCTGCCTTGTTTATCGCCCCCTTGATAGTCATCGAACCAGTTGCTGTTACATCACAACAGCTGACGATATTATTGATCTTAGGTGTGGTATTTACAGCTTTTGCTCATAGTTTATTTAACTATTCGTTAAAAGTAATTAAGGCACAAATTGCAAGTATTGCGGTGAGTCTAGAGCCTATTTATGGCATTGTTGCTGCTTATTTTTTTCTTGGTGAACACATCAGTATGCAGATGGTTATTGGTGGGATGATTGTATTAGCAACAAATGTATGGGCGTCGACTAATCGTTAG